The Bombus fervidus isolate BK054 chromosome 1, iyBomFerv1, whole genome shotgun sequence genome includes a window with the following:
- the LOC139989815 gene encoding hymenoptaecin-like has translation MKFIVLALFCMAAYAAAQEIEPEAVEEYYGYPRFRRHADPQGSVVIQGQKPLSGPDRRPSLDVDYHQRVYDRNGVNADAYGGLNIRPGQPAQPHLGVQIGREYKNGFIRGYSQAERGPGGRISPSFGIGGGFRFRRDVDDVMSEELGY, from the exons ATGAAATTCATCGTGCTGGCTCTCTTTTGCATGGCTGCATACGCTGCTGCTCAAGAAATTGAACCTGAAGCTGTGGAAGAATACTAC gGCTATCCTCGTTTTCGACGACACGCCGACCCTCAAGGGTCCGTCGTTATCCAGGGACAGAAACCATTGAGCGGACCGGATCGTCGTCCATCCTTGGACGTCGATTATCATCAACGCGTATATGATAGAAACGGAGTGAACGCGGACGCGTACGGTGGACTGAATATTCGTCCAGGACAGCCTGCTCAACCACACTTGGGTGTCCAAATCGGGCGTGAATACAAGAATGGCTTCATCAGAGGATACAGCCAGGCTGAACGCGGTCCTGGCGGCAGAATCTCGCCCAGCTTCGGCATTGGTGGTGGATTCAGATTCAGACGCGACGTCGATGACGTGATGTCAGAGGAACTAGGATATTAA